GTTCGCCGGCGCGGTTGAACACGGCGGTGCCCTCGACCTTGTCGGACGCGATCAGGCTGCGCGTTTCATCGGTTGCAATCGTGGTCATGAATAACCTCCTCATCCCCGCACGTCCGAAAACGGACGGCGGGGTGGGAAGTTGCAAATCCCTATCGCGGATCTGGCGTCGCGGATCCCGGCGTCGCGGATCCGGCGGCGTCGTATCCGTCCGCCGCCGGCTGCGCGTCAGGCCGCGACCTTGCTGCGCTGCTTGACTTCGTGGTTGAGCATCTCGGCCAGCAGGAAGGCCAGTTCGAGGCTCTGGCCGGCGTTGAGCCGCGGATCGCAATGGGTGTGGTACCGATCGGCAAGGCTCTGCTCGGTCACGTCGATCGCGCCGCCGGTGCATTCGGTGACGTTCTGGCCGGTCATCTCGGCATGGATGCCGCCGGCATGCGTACCCTCGGCACGATGCACCGCGAAGAAGCCGCGCACCTCGCCCAGGATCCGCTCGAACGGCCGCGTCTTGTAGCCATTGGCCGCCTTGACGACGTTGCCGTGCATCGGATCGCAGCTCCACACCACCGGATGGCCTTCGCGCTTCACCGCGCGCACCAGCTTGGGCAAGCCGGCCTCGATCTTGTCATGGCCATAGCGGGTGATCAGCGTGATGCGGCCCGGAATGCGGGCGGGGTTGAGCGTGTCGAGCAGCCGCAGCAGCAGATCCGGCTCGAGGCTCGGCCCGCATTTGAGACCGATCGGGTTGCCGATGCCGCGCAGGAACTCGACATGCGCCGATCCGTCGAAACGCGTGCGATCGCCGATCCAGACCATATGCGCGCTGGTGTCGTACCAGTCACCGGTCAGCGAATCGCGGCGGGTCATCGCCTGCTCGTAGGGCAGCAGCAGCGCTTCATGGCTGGTGAAGAAGCTGGTGCCCTTCAACTGCGGCACCGTCTCCGGATTGATCCCGCACGCCGCCATGAAATCCAGCGCCTCGCCGATGCGGTCGGCGATCTCGCTATATTTCTTGGCCCAGGGGCTGCGGCCCATGAACTCGTGCGTCCAGGCATGGACCTGGTGGAGATTGGCGTAGCCGCCCTGCGCGAAGGCGCGCAGCAGGTTCAGCGTCGCCGCCGACTGGCTGTAGGCGCGCACCATCCGCCGCGGATCGGGCACGCGGCCCTCCGGCGTGAAGGCGATGTCGTTGACATTGTCGCCGCGATAGGAGGGGAGGGCGACGCCGCCCACCTCTTCCATATCCGCCGAGCGCGGCTTGGCGAACTGCCCCGCCATCCGGCCGACCTTCACCACCGGCATCTTGGAGGCGTAGGTCAGCACCACCGCCATCTGCAGGATGACGCGGAAGGTGTCGCGGATGTTGTTCGGGTGAAACTCGGCGAAGCTCTCGGCGCAATCGCCGCCCTGGAGCAGAAATGCCTTACCCTCGGCGACCTGCGCCAGTTCCGCCGTCAAATCGCGTGCCTCGCCGGCAAACACGAGCGGGGGATAGCTGCTCAGCTCGCGCTCGGCCGAAGCCAGCGCGTCCGCATCGGGATAAGTGGGGAGCTGACGAGCCTCGAAGGTCTTCCAGCTCTCGGGCGTCCAGTTCGCCGCCATAATCTTTCGTCTTCGCTGTTGGTGAAAAAGGATTGTGGCCCATGCGCCCGAAGTCGGCGCAACGCAAGTATTCAGGCGCCGGCGGGCGGGCGCGATTCGCCCGGCGACATGGCCGGCTTGCGCCGCTGCCGGTGCTTGCCGGGGGCGGCGCCAAACCAGAGTTCAATGGCATCAAGAATTTTTATCGCCGCATCGCCCGCGCCGAAGGGCAGGCCCGGCCGCGCCATCGCGGCATATGCGGCGGGATCGTCGAGCAGCCGGCCGGCCTCCGCGACGATGCGATCGGGCCGGTTGCCGATGAGCCGGCAATGGCCGGCCGCCACCGCCTCGGGGCGCTCGGTCTCCGCGCGCAGCACCAGCAGCGGCGTGCCGAAGGCGGGGGCTTCTTCCTGGATGCCGCCGCTGTCGGACAGGATGAGATCGGCGTCGCGAATGGCGGCGAGCATCGCGCGATGATCGAGCGGCGCGACGAGGCGGATGCGCGGATGATCGCCGAGCCGCGCGGCGATCACCGGGCCGACGGCGGGATTGGGGTGCAGCGGCAGCGTGAGCCGCACATCGCTGCGATCGGCGATCCGGCGCAACGCGGCGCAGATGCCGTGCAGGCGTTCGCCCTGATTTTCGCGGCGGTGGCAGGTGACCAGCAGCTGGCGCAGGCCCGGTATCGGCGGCGCTGGCACCGGCAGTGCCGGTCGCGCGATCCGCAACGCATCGATTCCGGTATTGCCGGTGACGGCGACGATCCCCGCGACGTCGGCCAGATTGGCGGCGTTGCCCGGCGTCGGCGCGAAGAGCAGCGCGGCACAGCCGTCGATCTCGCGCCGGTTGGGTTCTTCGGGCCAGGGCCGATCGGGACGGCCGCTGCGCAGCCCCGCCTCGACATGGCCGATCGGGAGCCCCAGCGAGACGGCCGCACGGGCGGCGGCGCGGGCGCTGTCGGTATCGCCCTGGACCAGGACGAGGTCGGGCGCGAGCCGGTGGAGATGCGCCGCGATGCCGGCCTCCAGCGCGGCGAGCCGGTCCGCTCGGGGGGCGTCGGGGGGCGCGAGGTGCAAGCGATCGTCCGCGGCGATGCCGAACCCCGCCAACGCATCGTCGAACAGCGCCGGGTGCTGGCCGGTGGCGACGAGGCGGTGGCAGAGCCCCGGACGCCTGCGCGCCTCAAGCGCGATCGGCGCGATCTTGATCGCTTCCGGCCGCGTGCCGACGACGCTGACGATGCGGCGCGGGCGCATCACGGCGCCGCGCGGATCATGCCCCCGGCACGCCGAGCTGGCGCGCGGACTGGCGCAGCCGGTTCTGCGCGGCGCTGTCGCTGCCGAACGCGCCCAGCCCCGATTGCAGCGCGGCGCCGGCGCGATCGGGCTGGTTGAGCACCATCCGCGACCGCATCAGCCGGATCCAGCCGGCCTCGTCGCGCGGATTGGCCTTCAGCTTCGCTTCGAGGCCCTCGACCATCTGGTTGACCATCGCATCCTGCTGTCCCGGCGGCAGCTGCGTCGCCGCCGCCATCTGGTCGCGCGAAGGCCCGGGAATGCCGTCGGTCGCGGTGGAGGGCAGGGGTGCTGCGGGGCGCGTCGCCGCCAGTCGCGCGGAAACGTCGATCTTGGCTTCGGCCGCCACCTCGGTGATGCGCTGGCGCAGCCCGGCTTCCCAGTCCGCGCCGGCGGGGGTGTCGCCGAGCACGGCGAGCCACGCATCGATCGCGCCCTTCTTGTCGTCGCGATAATATCTGTCGACGCCCTGATAATAACGCGCGCGCGCATCCTTGGGATCGCGCTTCAGCGCTTCGGCGAATGCTGCCAGCGCCTCGGGCGGAACCTTGTCGCCTGCCGAATAGACCAGCGCCTCGCCCTTCGCCGACCAGTTCTCGACATTGTCGGGCGCGAGCTTGGTCGCGCGGTCATAGGCAGTGGCCGCCTCCGCATAGCGATTGGTGACCATGAAGGACCGGCCGAGCAGGCTCCACCCCGCGACATCCTCGGGGTTCTGCTTCAACCGGGCCTCGAGCTGGCCGATCATCGAATCGACATCGCCGACCGGAGCAGCCGGGCTCGCCGCTGCGCCGGGGGGCGGCGCGGTCGTCGGCGAATCGCCGCCGCGGCTGCGCGCGATCGCGATTCCCACCGCCACCAATGCGACCAGCGCCGCCAGGATGAGCGCGATTCTGCCGAACTTCGCGGTCCCGGCGCCTGCCCCGGCCGTCGCTTCCGATGCCATCCTCATACCCCGCCAGTGAATTTTCGACGTTCCAAGTCTAGCGGTCGTGGCCAAAGATGGTAGAGTGATCTCGGGTTCGCGCTCGATCCGGCCAGTCCGAAAACGGATGCCGCAAGAAAAACCGGCCAACGTACCAGGGGTGTAAGCGCGTGACCGACCTCTACCGGATCGCCATCGTTGGCTCCGGGCCTGCGGGGCTCAGCGCGGCTGCGCGTGCGGCGCAGCTCGGCATCAGCCATGTGCTGCTCGAAAAGACCGATCATCTTTCGGATACGATCTACAAATACCAGCTCGGCAAGCATGTGATGGCGACGCCGTCCCAGCTCGTCCTGCGCTCCGACATGGATTTCGACGCCGGCAAGCGCGAGACGGTGCTGGGAACCTGGGAACGCCAGGCGGCCGAAAACCGCATCCATGTGAAATATGATGCCGAAGTCACCGCGATCACCGGCAGCAAGGGGGATTTCGCCCTCAAGCTGAAGAGTGGCGAGACGGTGCGCGCCGAGCAGGTCGTTCTCGGCATCGGCACGCAGGGCAATCCCAATCTGATGCGCGTGCCCGGCGGCGATCTGCCGCACGTGCAATATACGCTCGACAACCCCAAGGCCTATGTCGACGAACATATCAGCGTGATCGGCGCCGGCGATGCCGGGATCGAGAATGCGCTGGGCCTGGCGGACGATCCCGCGCAGCAGAATGTCGTGACGATCGTCAACCGGTCGATGGAATTCAGCACCGCCAAGGATGCCAACATCAAGGCGCTGCTGGCGGCCGAAGCCGCGGGGCGCGTGACCGTCCTTCGCGGCACGACGCCGCAGAAGGTGGAGCCCGGCTGGGTCACTTACGATACCCGCGACGGCGAACGGCGGGTCCGCTGCGACCGGATCATCGCGCGCATGGGATCGGCGCCGCCGCGCCGGTTCGTCGAATTGTGCGGTGCCGCGTTCGAGGAGCGCGACGGCAAGAAGGAACGCGTCGCCGGCACGGGCATCCGCTTCACGAGCGACGAACGCGTATCCTATCCCGAACTCTCGCGGACGTTCGAATCGACGGTTCCCGGCATCTATGTGATCGGCGCGCTGGCAGGCTATCCGCTGATCAAGCACTGCATGAACCAGGGCTATGACGTCGTCGAGTTCATCAATGGCAATATGTCGCTGAAGCCTGCCGACGAGCCGATCCTGATCGAAAAGTTCAAGGAGATGCCCGGTTCGCGCTCCGTCGACGAGTGGCTGGAATATCTCCGCACCCGCATCAAGATCTTCAACGGCATGTCGCAGCTGCAGATGCGCGAGTTCATGCTCGACAGCGAGGCGCGGACCTATCGCGCGGGCGAACTGGTCTTCGAACGCAACACCCCCGGATCCTCGCTGTTCGGCATCGCCGATGGCGCGGTCGACATCGAGGTGAACCCGACCGATCCCGACATCAAGGTGACGGTCGGCAAGGGGTCGATCTTCGGCGAGGTCGGGTTGATTTCGGGCCGCCGCCGCGGCGCCACCGTGCGCGCCAAGATGGGCACGATCGCGGTCGAGGTGTCGCGTTCGGCGGCGCTGAAGCTGCAATCGACCGTGCCCTCGGCCAAGCAGGCGATCGCGCGGATTTCCACCGAGCGCCAGTTGCTGCAATTGTTCGGATCGGGCGTGACCGCCGACGATCTCGACGACGTGATCGCGACCTCGGAGATCATCACGATCCCGGCGGGCAAGGCGGTGATCAACGAGGGGGAGGATGGCAAGGACGTCTTCGTCATCCGATCGGGCTCGATGATCGTCGAGAAGATGATCGGCGGCAAGCCGGTGTTCCTCTCCTACCTGCCCGCCGGATCCTATGTCGGCGAGATGTCGCTGATCGCGGGCGGGCGGCGCACGGCCACGGTGAAAGCGGCGGTGAAGGCGGAGGTCATCAAGCTGCAGGGCGACATGTTCGAGGCGCTGCTGCGCCGCAAGCCCGACCTGCTGGCCAAGGCCAAGCGCGACATGGCCGCGCGCCAGGACGTCAACGCCTATATCGAGGCCTCGAAGGACAGTTTCTCGGGCGCGGTCGACCTCTATTCGTCCGTCTCCAACTTCCTGATCGGCGAGGGCATCGGCGAGGCGACCGATGTGCTGCTGATCGACGAGAATCTGTGCGTCGGCTGCGACAATTGCGAAAAGGCCTGCGCGGACAGCCATGACGGCCTGAGCCGCCTCGATCGTGAGGCGGGCAAGACCTATGCGCACCTCCACGTGCCGACGAGTTGCCGGCATTGCGAGCATCCGCACTGCATGGCCGATTGCCCGCCCAACGCGCTGCACCGCGGGCAGGACGGCGAAGTCTATATCGACGACAGCTGCATCGGCTGCGGCAACTGCCAGCGCAACTGCCCCTATGGCGTGATACGGATGGACAGCACGCCGCCACCCAAGCCGTCATTGCTCAGCTGGCTGTTCCTCGGCACCGGCCCCGGGCCCGGCGAGCCGAGCAAGGCTTGGTCCTACAAGCATTCCGATCCGGCGGCCGAAAAGCCCAAGAAGGCGATCAAGTGCGACATGTGCGCCGGCATAACCGGTGGCCCCGCATGCGTGCGCGCCTGTCCGACCGGCGCCGCGATCCGGGTTGCGCCCGACGATTTTCTCTCGATCGCACGGCTGCAGCGGGAAAGCAGCTGATGGCGAACGGGGGGCAGGCAGTGACGGAACGACCGAGCATGAGGCGGGCCGGCGCTGGCACGCCATCTCCGCTATCGTGCCGCAGGGGGTGAACTGATGGCATCCAAGCCCGACCGTATGCCGCGCGCCATGCGCGCCGCGCCGAAAAGGGCGCGCGCCCAATCGCTGCACGACGGCTTCATCCGGCACCGGAATTTTCTATGGGCGAAGATCGCGACCGGCCTGTGCGTGCTGGTGATCGCGGTCTATTTCCTGATCGACGTCACGCCGCGGCACAATGGTGGCAGCTGGTATGGCTATACGCTCGGCACCGTCGGCGTGCTGATGATCCTGTGGCTGACGATGCTGGGCGTGCGCAAGCGCGCGATGACGGCGGGGCGATGGTCGCTGAAGGCGTGGACGTCTGCGCACATCTATCTCGGGCTCAGCCTGATCGTCATCGGCACGCTGCACACCGGCTTTCAGCTCGGCTGGAACGTTCACACCCTGGCATGGGCGCTGATGATGCTCGTCATCCTCTCGGGCCTGTTCGGCATCGGCGCCTATGCGGTTCTGCCCGAACGGCTGAGCACCAACCGCGACGAAATGACCGAGCCGCAGATGCTCGACGCGCTCAAGTCGATCGACCGCCAGCTTTACGATGCCGCGCAACCGCTCGAGCAGCGCCACGCGGCGCTCGTTCAGATGTCGCTCGACGATGATCCGCTCAAGGGCGGCATCCTGACCCGCCTCGGCGGCCGATATCCGCGCTGTGCCACGCGCAGCGCGCATATCGAACTGCGCCGGGACACCGCCTACCGCGCAAGGATTGCGGACGATCCCCTGGAGAAGATCGATGCCCTGTTCGAACGCAAGCAGGCGATGCTCGCGCGAATGCGCAGGCACGCCAAGCTCAAGGCGCTGCTGGAGATCTGGCTCTACGTCCACGTGCCGATGACCTTCGCACTGCTCGCCGCGCTCTCAGCGCACATCGTCAGCGTCTTCTTCTACTGGTGAGGCCCGCTTGACCTTTGTCGTCCGCCAGATTTCGCGCACCGCCGATGGGCGGGAGATCGTCCGCGACGCGTTGGTCGAAGGCGATTCGCTCGTCATCGGCCGTGGCGCAGAGAATGGCATCCCGCTGCCCGATCTTGCGGTCGACCGGCAGCATGCCCGCGTCACCGCGTTGGGCGGCCAGCGGCTGCTGATCGAATCGATCGGCGGCCTGGGCTTCGAGATCGAAGGCCGGCCGACGATGCGCGAGGAGGTCGATGCCGGGCGCGGCGCCGAGTTGCGCTTCGGCAGCCACCGGCTGACTCTCTCGAGCGTGGACGGGCGCCCGCTGTTCGCGGTGGAGCGGATCGAGGCCGTCTCCGACTCGGCCGAGGATCGTGACCGCTCGAAGGTGTTCACGCTGCAGTCGCTTCTGCCCGGCAAGCGGTTGAGCGCCTATGGCTATATCCTCCTGGTGCTGGCGGTGTTCCTCGCCTGGCCGATCTACAGCTACGTCACCTACAAGGGCGTCGCCGAGCGCCCGAAGACCTTCCACGGCGACAAAATGTGGGAATCCGGCAAGCTCTCGCTCGCGCACAAGAGCCTCGAGAAGGACTGTCAGGCGTGCCACGTCAATGCGTTCGAATCGGTGCGGGACGAGTCATGCATCGCCTGCCATGAGGACACGCACGACCACGCGCCGGCGGCGCGGCTGGCGAACGCGAAGGCCCCCCCGGGCCTGGGCGGGCAGATACAGCATCAGTTCAAGGTGGCATTCAACGTTCCCGAGGGGAGCTGTGTCGAATGTCACACCGAACATGAGGGCGCTGGGCCTATGCAGCCAACGGCGCAGAAATTCTGCGCCGACTGCCACGGCAGCCTCAATACGCGCCTGAAGGACACGAAGCTCTTGAACGCAGCGGATTTCGGCACCGCGCATCCCGAATTCCACCCCGCGGTGGTGGTGCAGCCGGGTGACAAGCCGCTGCTGCGCCGGGTGTCGCTGGCCGATGCGCCCCGCGAGAATAACGGGCTGAAGTTCCCGCACGCGCTGCACATGTCGAAGACCGGGGGCGTCGCCCGGATGGGGCAGACGATGGCCGGCGAATTCGGCTTCGGCGCGTCTCTCCAGTGCAAGGACTGCCACAAGGCCACGCCGGATGGCGTGCGCTTCCGCCCGGTCGAAATGGAGCAGAGCTGCGGCATGTGCCACAGTCTGGCGTTCGATTCGATCGGCGGGACGGTGCGCACCCTGAGGCATGGCGAACCGCAGCAGGTCGCCGCCGATCTCCGCGCGCTGTATCGCTCGACGGGCCCCGTGCGCCCCATCAATCTCGGCGGCCAGGCCCGCCGCCTGCCCGGTGATTACCAGGCCAGCCGCACCCAGAGCATCTTCGCTTCCGCCGTGCTGCAGCGTCCGGCGCGCGCGGAAGACGCGATACGCGCCGTTTTCTCGCCCGGTGGCGCCTGCTACGACTGCCACGTGGTGACGCAGGCCCGCGGCCCGAGCGTCGTCGGGTTCAATGTGGGCGATGTCGTGCAGCCGATGCGCTACATGCAGAAGGGCTGGTTCGACCATGAAGCGCACAAGGCCGAGAAATGCGAGAGCTGCCACACCAAGGCGACGGCTTCGCGCAGCGCCGGCGATCTGCTGCTGCCCGACATCAAATCCTGCCGGACCTGCCATGGCGGGGAGCAGGCGCGCGCCGAGGTGCCGTCGAGCTGCGCGATGTGCCACGATTATCACGCCGACGATGGTGCGCCATGGGTGAGCACGTTGACCCGCGACAGCCGCAAGGGGCGGAGGCAGCCGCGCGCCGTTCCGGTCGCGCGCCGCTGACCGGATCGATGAAGGAATCGGTGTTCAACCCCGATCCCTTGACGGCGAGCCGGATCCACGAATCGCATTGGGCGGTGGGTATGCAGACGCCCGCGCGCAGGAAGGCCGGAGCGGTGCTGATCGCGCAGATCACCGACATCCATCTCGGGTTCGATCCCGACAATCCCGGGGAGTTCAACCGGCAGAGGCTGGATCGCACCTTCGCTGCATTGCTGGCCATGTCGCCCTTGCCCGATCTCGTTCTCGCAACGGGCGACCTCGTCGATCGCGGCGACCTGGACAGCTATCTGCGTCTGCGCGAGGCGTTCGACGCCTTTCCGATCCCGATCCTGTCCTGCCTCGGTAATCATGACGTCCGGGAGAATTTCGGTGCCGTCTTCGGGGAGATCGCGCCGGTCGACGGTTTCTACCAGTATGAGCATGACGCCGGATCGCTGCGGCTGATCGTGATCGATACGCTGGAAGAAGGGCGCCATGGCGGCGCATTCTGCGAAACGCGCGCCGCGTGGCTGGCGGCACGGCTGGCGGAACGTCCGGCGGATCCGGTGGCGATCATCATGCATCATCCGCCGGTCGATGTCGGCATCGCCTGGATGGCGACGCACGAGGAAGAGCCGTGGGTGCAGCGCTTCGCCGCGGCGATCGCGGGGCAGCCGCAGGTGCGCGCGGTGATCTGCGGGCATCTGCACCGGCCGGTGACGGTCGGCTGGCGCGGCACGACGGTGTCGGTCTGCCCGTCGACTGCGCCGCAGGTCGCGCTCGACCTCGCGCCGATCGATCCGGACCGACCCGACGAGCGCCCGATGATCATCGCCGATCCGCCGGCCTATGCGCTGCACCTGTGGAATGGCGAGACGCTGGTCACCCATTACGACACGGTGGAATCGCACCCCGTGCTCGCCGAGTTCGACGCGCGCATGCAGCCGCTCGTCCGCAGCCTGCTCGCCGAACGCCCGAGCTGAGCGGGCAGGCCGGGGGTTCAATAGCCGGTGTAGCGGCCGGGGCGGTGCCAGGCCATCAGGATGCCGCTGATCGCGGCGGCGCTGAGCATCGACCAGATGAACGCCTCGGGCGACAGCACGGTCAGCGACGCGCCCAGGATGACGGCATCGAACAGGATCTGGGTGCGGCCCGCATTCCAGCCATGGCGTTGCTGCAGCCAAAGCCCGATCACGCCGATACCGCCGACGCCGGCGCCATGCCGCGCGACGGACAGCGTGCCCATGCCGATCACCATGCCGCCCGCGAACGCGGCGACCGGCGGCGCGATCGTGGCCAAACGGAAGACCTCCGGCGCCAGTCCGGCGGTGATGACGATCCCGAGGTTGAGCAGCACCGTTTTGATCATGAACCGCCGCCCCATCACCCGGCCGGCGAACAGGAAGAAGGGCAGGTTGATCAGCGCGAACAGCAGGCCGACCGGCACCGGCAGTAGATAAGAGAAGAGCAGCGAGAGCCCAGCGATCCCCCCGGTCGTCAGCCCCGCGGCACGCAACAGCAACAACCCCAGGACGATCAGCACACAGCCGACGACCAACGCGTATACATCTTCGAACAGGCTATGAGGCCTGGCATCCTCGACCGACTTCTGCATGCGACCCCGACTGTTTAGACACCGATCAGCCAAGCTCTCCGTGTCGCGCCGTCGCCGCGCGTGCCGCCATCCTTATACGATCCGGATCGCGCTTCAACCGCGCCGCGTGCCGGATGGTCGGGTCATTGCCGTTCGAGCAGCACCGTCTCCCCGCCGGTGCCGGTCAGGGTCAGCGTCCCTGCTGCACCGCCCGACACCGCGAGCGGCGCGGCGAAGCGGGCCAGCAACACCGTCTCGCGCTGCATCAGCGGCGGGGGGCAGGCCATGCGCGTCGTTCCCAGCGCGCCGATCGTCAGCCGATCCCCTGCAAGCTGGAAGCTGCCGTTGAAGCGGTTGCACCCGGTGGTGCCCGATACGCGATCGCCGGCGAAGGCGATGGTTGCCGGTGCGCCTTCGAGCGGCTGGTTATCGATCGCCTTGATCGCCCAGATGCCGGTCAGCCCGGCCGCGTCGGCGGTCGGCGGCGGGGGTGGAGGGGATGTCGGCTGCGATGCCGGTGGGGCGGCGCATCCAGCGAGGATTAGCAGGATCGTCACTGAAATCGCCCGCATCGGACACCCCTCCTGTTCCGCGATACCGTGGTAGCAGCTTAACTCAGGGTCACGTCGGCAACCTTGTCGCGATAATCCTGCTTCGGATCGCCAAGCCCCATTAGCATTTTTGCGCCGGCGAACAGGCTTTTTTCGTCGAGCCATATCTGCGCATGCTCGGCATCCAGCCGGATCAGCTGCAACAACGGGTCATCCTTGCCGCCTTCGAACCATGCCGCGACGAAGGGATTCCACAGCCGATCGACCATCGCCCGATCGGGCTCGATCCGCAGATCGCCATGCACGGTGGCGAACAGATCATGCCCCTTGGCGGTAAAATGGGCAATCGCGCGATGGCTTTCACGCATCGCGCGTACCAGGCCATTGTCCCGCGTGGTGAAGAACCAGATCGGGCCGTGCGTGCCATCGCCATCGGTCAGTCCGGTCATCGGCTGGGCATGACCATCGGCGACGCCGTCGAGCCCGAGCATCATCGTCCTATCCGATTTGAGCGCCTTCCAGAATTTGGCTTCGAGTTCCTGCGGTGCCGGCATCCCTTGTCTCCTTGGTTGATGGCAAAGGAACGGGTGGGGCAGGGCGCAGTTCCGGTCAGCCCGGGATGGTGACGAAGCTGTCCATCACCCGCTTGCGGCCCGCCGTCTCGAAATCGATCTCCAGCTTGTTGCCTTCGATCTCGACGATCGCCCCGTAGCCGAACTTCTGGTGGAACACGCGCATGCCGCATTGGAGGTCGCTGCGCCCCTTGTTGCCCAGGCTGACCGCGCTCGCACGTGCCTCGACGACACGCGCCGGCTCTCGGCTGAATGATCCCGTCGTCGCCGCGCGCTGCCAGCCGGGGCCGCGGCCGGTGCTGCGCGCGACACTGCTGAACGGATCGGCATGTTCGGACCAGTTGGCCCGCCACAGGCTTTCGCCGCCCGACATGCTGCTTTCGGCCTGGACATGCGCCTCGGGCAGTTCGCCGACGAAGCGCGACGGAATCGAACTCGTCCACTGGCCATATATGCGACGGTTGGCGGCGTGCAGGATCGCCGCACGGCGGCGCGCGCGCGTGATCGCGACATAGGCGAGGCGGCGTTCCTCCTCGAGACTGGCAAGGCCGCCTTCGTCGAGCGCGCGCTGCGAGGGGAACACGCCTTCCTCCCACCCGGCGAGGAACACGGTGTCGAACTCCAGCCCCTTGGCGGCGTGGATCGTCATCACCGTCACCTTGGCGTCCTCGACCGCGGCGTCATTGTCCATGACGAGGCTGACATGTTCGAGGAAGGCACCGAGCGTCTCATATTCCTCCA
The window above is part of the Sphingomonas sanxanigenens DSM 19645 = NX02 genome. Proteins encoded here:
- a CDS encoding YitT family protein, which gives rise to MQKSVEDARPHSLFEDVYALVVGCVLIVLGLLLLRAAGLTTGGIAGLSLLFSYLLPVPVGLLFALINLPFFLFAGRVMGRRFMIKTVLLNLGIVITAGLAPEVFRLATIAPPVAAFAGGMVIGMGTLSVARHGAGVGGIGVIGLWLQQRHGWNAGRTQILFDAVILGASLTVLSPEAFIWSMLSAAAISGILMAWHRPGRYTGY
- a CDS encoding META domain-containing protein, with amino-acid sequence MRAISVTILLILAGCAAPPASQPTSPPPPPPTADAAGLTGIWAIKAIDNQPLEGAPATIAFAGDRVSGTTGCNRFNGSFQLAGDRLTIGALGTTRMACPPPLMQRETVLLARFAAPLAVSGGAAGTLTLTGTGGETVLLERQ
- a CDS encoding pyridoxamine 5'-phosphate oxidase family protein — protein: MPAPQELEAKFWKALKSDRTMMLGLDGVADGHAQPMTGLTDGDGTHGPIWFFTTRDNGLVRAMRESHRAIAHFTAKGHDLFATVHGDLRIEPDRAMVDRLWNPFVAAWFEGGKDDPLLQLIRLDAEHAQIWLDEKSLFAGAKMLMGLGDPKQDYRDKVADVTLS